One genomic region from uncultured Subdoligranulum sp. encodes:
- a CDS encoding DUF3783 domain-containing protein: MKAHIIREPRCALLWRFDASSAGYDAVERAARRCGVTLRTVGNGELGGIVGDLCAGKPAPAFAPLAAVPERPAIIISGLSHQTGELGRFIDLVRESGADLPLRAMVTPTSKGWTLSALLLELNREHEAVAEGGNA; the protein is encoded by the coding sequence ATCCGCGAACCCCGCTGTGCGCTGCTGTGGCGGTTTGACGCCTCCAGCGCCGGCTACGACGCCGTGGAGCGGGCCGCCCGCCGCTGCGGTGTAACGCTGCGTACGGTGGGCAACGGCGAGCTGGGCGGCATCGTAGGCGACCTCTGCGCCGGCAAGCCCGCCCCCGCCTTTGCACCGCTGGCAGCCGTGCCGGAACGCCCGGCGATCATCATCAGCGGGCTGAGCCACCAGACCGGCGAGCTGGGCCGGTTCATCGACCTGGTCCGGGAGAGCGGCGCCGACCTGCCGCTGCGCGCCATGGTGACCCCCACCAGCAAGGGCTGGACGCTGTCCGCCCTGCTGCTGGAACTGAACCGGGAGCACGAGGCGGTGGCAGAAGGCGGCAACGCATGA